The DNA sequence GCACGGTGTGTGAGGGTGTCCCCAGAAGGGCTAGCTGTGCCCCTTGCTGATCCTGTGAAGCAAGCAGAGGTATTAATGTCAAAACATCTTCACATCTCAACATTTTATGTATTCCCAAGGGTGGGTCTGAAGGGCCTTGCCTTGGTGAGATTCCGTGtcatcaaataaataatgaaaataccATTTAATGTATATGCAATGCTAACTCTGTCATCAATGTTGTTTTTTCTGATAATTCTCAGCAAGGATGGTGTGCTAGTCCAGGAACCATTGATGAAGTTAGAGCAAAGCTGCAAATGAGGCAAGAAGGTGCTGTGAAGAGGGGGAGAGCAATTGCATACGCGCGCTCTCAACAGGTATGAAATTGAGAGGACCCAATAGACAGTTTTTCCTTTAGTAAGATAGTCAGTGGACTGAATATATGGCCTAGTTAAAGCTGCCTGAATATTTGCAGATAAGTTGGGATTTACATTTCATTTGTTTCAGTATGTTGAACAAATTATCTTTAGTATGTTGAATTTCTTGTTTTCAGCAATCAAGATTGACTGCAACTCCAAATTCAATAAGCAGCAAACCAGTGACTTCTCTCAAGCATCATAGACTTGATAAGAACAACTCGGGATGGTGCTGGATAGAAAGCTGGATGGCAGCCAAACCCTGGGAAAGCAGATTGATGGAAGAAAATCATACAGACCCCCCAGAAAAGACTCCATTGTCTAGGAAAAGCCAAGATCGACTTCTCAATTTTCATTCCTATTCTCCAGATCATGATTCAGTGAAAGCCATAAGGTACAATGGCACAACCAGGATTTTTACTAAACCACTTACAGCTGGTCAAATTAGTTCCTCATCTTCTGCCCCAAGTTCCGAATCTCTTTATGATGAGAGCTGTGCATCAACTTCATCTACGTCTGCATCTCCAACTCTAGCATCTAGTAACACTCTCATGATGGAAACGCTTGAAGAAAGGAATATCCACGCACCTAGCTACATGTATCTCACAGAGTCAACTAAAGCTAAGCAGAAAGCTTACAAATATCTTTCTCACAGTATGCAGAGGCATTTTATGGAGGATTTTATGTTCCCTAGTAAACCAATGGTAGTTTCCAATGGAGATACAAGGAGCAGTGCGGGTTCTAATTGTTCAGTTAATTTGAGCAGAGATGTGTACCCTACTTCAATGCAAAATAATCCATTAGGTACACATGGGCGGGTAAGACATCAGCAGTACTAATTAAGACTTGTCATAGGGACTAAGAGAGGCTTAGCCAAACTTCAATGTCCAAGTTCCTTGAGTTCAACAGCTTGTTGCGCCATATGATTCTGAAGCTAGCTGTTCAAGTGCTAAGAGACACATCAATGGACCAGATTTACCCAACAAACAAAAGGTGAACTGGTTTGTATATGAACACCGGAAGTAGATCAGATACTATGAGCAACTGTGTTCATAGAATTGAAGCATGACCCTATAGTATTTTCGAATTTTGTTCCGTAAAGATTGAATGACATTGTCTTGTCTAGGACTTCACATACaaggtttgtttgtttgttgtatGTAAAATGTGGCGTGTATAGAAATGATGCTAGCTAATTGAGATGTATGCATTTGAATGAACAAATAGAAATTTCAGGGGAAATAGCACTTGTGATGTTGCTACTTAGAGTATGGATATTAGAGTGACTGCGTTCGTGGAATTTGTTATGGCTATGAATCTTCAGAATATAGTCTGTGTTAGGTGgttttaatgaaaatattaaagagTGCAGTCTTGAGCTTGAAGTAGTACTAGATTTATTATGGTTACTCTGgcttttgttttggaaaatgctgCTTCAAATGGGCTTTCCCCCCTACATCCATGCTTGAGTTGGGCTTCGTGGCTCAAGTTGTACGTTTATTAACAGATACCGTTAAACAGGAAAACCAAACCAAGAAGATTATGGCAAGAGACATTGGATTCTCGCTTTTTAATTATAGTAATATCCATTGCTCACACACTCTTATATTTAAGCGAAAACAAGATATATTCAAGGAAGAGGAAGTAGTTGGTGGTAAGAAATGGCACAAATATCAAAGAAGTATTGTTGTTATGATATTTAATCCAAGTATTTCCCAGATATTATTATATGACAGCAAACAGATCAATTACAATAGAGGTTTGATTTTTCCCCCAATTTCAGAACATCACCCAGAAATCAACAAAGTAAAAATGTCGATCCATATGGAATAAGTAGACTGACTAGCTAATGTTGTTCTTTCTAACAACTAGCAATTAATTAAACCTCTTATCTGGCCGTGGCTGTAAGtttttctagctagctagcagcctAGCTCTAccataatattaatatgtatgaTATTTACTTGGCAATTAGGACGACGTACGGGTGCAtgaataacatatataatattcccAGTACCCCACAAAAAGATATACTCTTATCGATCAGTCTCCCGCTATCAATGGAATAAATTAACTTTGAGTTCTTGCTCTGGAATTTGCTCCGAAACTCGgttgaaatttggaaaaagaGATGTTAACGCtcaaattttgatgcagataTGATGATTGTGTGTGAAGTTATTTCAGGAGCATGAGTACTTCAATGTTTGAGATTAGAATCAAACCTTTTCAATCATGCAAGGAGCGCAAGGATCAATGTTTTGTGAAACATTCTTAACCCCActtaagaaacaaaattgagTGGCGTCCAATAACAACTAACAAGGGTTCCTCAAATAGACTGGAATTTGAGATGGGGTTGGGGGGGGGTGATATGCAGCATCTTAAAGGGTCCCAGCAGCATTCATTCTATAG is a window from the Juglans regia cultivar Chandler chromosome 7, Walnut 2.0, whole genome shotgun sequence genome containing:
- the LOC108991673 gene encoding protein IQ-DOMAIN 1-like — its product is MGASVKWIKSLIALKKPHTTTNYEKAGDKTKKKWRLWRSSSEGMKRGHAVASQASDSSSHSFSAAIATVVRVPPKDFMVIRRERAAIQIQTVFRGFLARQALRALKAVVRLQAIFRGRQVRKQAAVTLSCMQALVRVQARVRARCVRVSPEGLAVPLADPVKQAEQGWCASPGTIDEVRAKLQMRQEGAVKRGRAIAYARSQQQSRLTATPNSISSKPVTSLKHHRLDKNNSGWCWIESWMAAKPWESRLMEENHTDPPEKTPLSRKSQDRLLNFHSYSPDHDSVKAIRYNGTTRIFTKPLTAGQISSSSSAPSSESLYDESCASTSSTSASPTLASSNTLMMETLEERNIHAPSYMYLTESTKAKQKAYKYLSHSMQRHFMEDFMFPSKPMVVSNGDTRSSAGSNCSVNLSRDVYPTSMQNNPLGTHGRVRHQQY